In one Pseudomonas sp. SG20056 genomic region, the following are encoded:
- the mrcB gene encoding penicillin-binding protein 1B → MTRTRSSRPRSKRRSGGMRPWLGWAIKLGLVGLVVLAVFAVYLDAVVQEKFSGKRWTVPAKVYARPLELFVGQKLAKDDFLKELDALGYRRENAVAGPGGVSVAGNNIELHSRGFQFYESTEPSQRVRVRFSGDYVAGLTQAGGGNLAVARLEPLLIGGLYPAHQEDRVLIKLEQVPPYLVETLVAIEDREFFNHFGVSPKGIARAVWINATAGQLRQGGSTLTQQLVKNFYLTNERTLVRKATEAMMAVLLELHYDKKDILEAYLNEVFLGQDGQRAVHGFGLASQYFFSQPLSELKLDQVALLVGMVKGPTYYNPRRNPERALERRNLVLDVLAAQGVASVEEVDAAKQKPLGITRRGSLADSSFPAFLDLVKRQLREDYQEQDLTEEGLRIFTSFDPIMQLKAESALADTLKRLSGRKGVDQVEAGMVVTSPESGEVQAIIGSRQPRFAGFNRALDAVRPIGSLIKPAIYLTALERPSQYTLTSLLEDQPFSIKGQDGQVWRPQNYDRKAHGTIYLYQGLVNSYNLSTAKLGLEIGVPEVLKTLNRLGVEQEWPAYPSMLLGAGGLSPINVANMYQTMANGGFNTPLRGIRAVLTAEGEPLKRYPYQIQQRFDSGAIYLLQNAMQRTMSEGTGRSVYSQLPRSLALAGKTGTSNDSRDSWFAGFSQDVLAVVWLGRDDNGPTPLTGATGALQVWTDFMRKADPLPLDMPVPDNVVQAWVDASSGQGTDPSCPNAVQMPYIRGSQPVAGPACGIQAPVNEVMDWVRGWLD, encoded by the coding sequence ATGACTCGTACCCGATCTTCCCGTCCCCGTTCTAAACGCCGTTCCGGCGGTATGCGCCCCTGGTTGGGCTGGGCTATCAAGCTCGGCTTGGTTGGTTTGGTGGTGCTCGCCGTGTTTGCGGTTTACCTCGATGCAGTGGTGCAGGAGAAATTCTCCGGTAAGCGCTGGACTGTGCCCGCCAAGGTGTACGCCAGGCCACTGGAGTTGTTTGTTGGGCAGAAACTGGCCAAGGACGACTTCCTCAAAGAGCTGGATGCCTTGGGCTATCGCCGCGAAAACGCGGTGGCCGGTCCCGGCGGTGTGTCGGTTGCGGGCAACAATATCGAACTGCATTCACGCGGCTTTCAATTCTATGAAAGCACCGAGCCGTCGCAGCGCGTGCGCGTGCGTTTTTCTGGCGATTACGTTGCAGGGCTGACTCAGGCAGGTGGTGGCAACCTGGCCGTGGCGCGGCTTGAGCCGTTACTGATTGGCGGCTTGTACCCCGCGCATCAGGAAGATCGTGTGCTGATCAAGCTGGAACAGGTGCCACCGTATCTGGTGGAAACCCTGGTGGCGATTGAAGACCGTGAGTTCTTCAATCACTTCGGTGTGTCGCCCAAGGGCATTGCCCGCGCGGTATGGATCAACGCCACTGCCGGTCAGCTGCGTCAGGGGGGCAGTACCCTGACTCAGCAGTTGGTGAAGAACTTTTACCTGACCAACGAGCGCACTCTGGTTCGCAAGGCCACCGAAGCCATGATGGCGGTGTTGCTGGAGTTGCATTACGACAAGAAGGACATTCTTGAGGCCTACCTCAACGAGGTTTTCCTTGGCCAAGATGGCCAGCGTGCAGTGCATGGTTTTGGCTTGGCCAGCCAATACTTCTTCAGCCAGCCCCTCTCGGAGTTGAAACTTGATCAAGTCGCACTGCTGGTCGGTATGGTCAAAGGGCCAACCTACTACAACCCGCGGCGCAACCCGGAGCGGGCGCTGGAACGGCGCAATCTGGTGCTTGATGTGCTGGCCGCACAGGGTGTCGCCAGTGTTGAAGAAGTGGATGCCGCGAAGCAGAAACCATTGGGTATCACGCGGCGCGGTAGTTTGGCAGACAGCTCGTTCCCAGCCTTCCTTGACCTGGTCAAACGCCAGCTGCGCGAGGATTACCAGGAGCAGGACCTGACCGAAGAAGGTCTGCGCATCTTCACCAGCTTCGATCCGATCATGCAGCTCAAAGCCGAAAGTGCCTTGGCCGACACCCTGAAACGCCTATCCGGGCGCAAAGGGGTGGATCAGGTCGAAGCTGGGATGGTGGTGACCAGTCCGGAAAGTGGTGAGGTGCAGGCGATTATTGGCAGTCGTCAGCCGCGCTTTGCCGGCTTCAACCGGGCATTGGATGCGGTCCGGCCGATTGGTTCGCTGATCAAACCGGCGATCTACCTGACGGCTCTGGAGCGTCCGAGCCAGTACACCCTGACCAGTTTGCTCGAAGATCAGCCGTTCTCGATCAAGGGGCAGGACGGTCAGGTGTGGAGGCCACAGAACTATGACCGCAAGGCCCATGGCACCATTTACCTGTACCAGGGTTTGGTCAACTCTTACAACCTGTCTACCGCCAAGCTAGGGCTGGAAATCGGTGTGCCGGAAGTGCTGAAAACGCTTAACCGTCTAGGTGTCGAACAGGAGTGGCCAGCATACCCATCGATGTTATTGGGAGCGGGTGGGCTGAGCCCGATAAACGTGGCGAATATGTACCAGACCATGGCCAATGGCGGTTTCAATACGCCGTTGCGGGGTATTCGTGCGGTGTTGACGGCTGAGGGTGAACCGCTCAAACGTTACCCGTATCAGATTCAGCAGCGCTTCGACAGCGGTGCCATCTACCTGCTGCAGAACGCCATGCAGCGCACGATGTCAGAAGGCACAGGGCGTTCGGTCTACAGCCAACTGCCGCGTTCCCTGGCTTTGGCCGGCAAGACCGGCACCAGTAACGACTCGCGCGACAGCTGGTTTGCCGGCTTCAGTCAGGATGTTCTGGCGGTGGTGTGGTTGGGGCGTGATGACAATGGCCCAACGCCGCTGACCGGTGCGACTGGGGCGCTGCAGGTGTGGACGGACTTTATGCGCAAGGCCGATCCACTGCCGCTGGATATGCCCGTGCCAGATAACGTGGTGCAGGCCTGGGTAGATGCCAGTAGCGGTCAGGGTACTGACCCGAGTTGTCCGAATGCAGTACAGATGCCGTATATTCGCGGCAGCCAGCCTGTCGCCGGACCGGCCTGTGGTATTCAGGCACCGGTCAACGAAGTGATGGATTGGGTGCGCGGCTGGTTGGATTAA
- a CDS encoding pentapeptide repeat-containing protein: MSQPRQLDNPLYVLIRNEQISAFNAQKPKDTVVDLSDGDFRGIDLRALDAQGINFTNAYFRGTDLRGLDLRNAKLEGASLAHAQISGAYFPVELTADEILMSVNFGTRLRYNTR; this comes from the coding sequence ATGAGCCAGCCCCGCCAACTGGATAACCCGCTGTATGTCCTGATCCGCAACGAGCAGATCTCCGCCTTTAATGCGCAAAAGCCCAAAGACACAGTCGTCGACCTGAGCGACGGTGATTTTCGCGGCATTGATCTGCGCGCCCTGGACGCTCAAGGAATCAACTTTACCAACGCCTACTTTCGCGGTACTGACTTGCGCGGCCTCGATCTGCGCAACGCCAAGCTCGAAGGCGCCAGCCTGGCCCACGCGCAGATTTCCGGGGCCTACTTTCCGGTCGAACTGACGGCTGACGAGATTCTGATGTCGGTGAATTTCGGCACCCGCCTGCGCTACAACACCCGTTGA
- a CDS encoding nuclear transport factor 2 family protein has translation MPAAAHALLTRYFNALNERDSRACLALLSADVLLDINQGPREQGIQAFADYLARTQRCYRESIDNLQILTEPSGQRAACEFTLSGEYLSTDDGLPDACGQSYQLTAASFFEIRDGKICRVSQHFNLPEWLAQVDF, from the coding sequence ATGCCAGCTGCTGCCCACGCCCTGCTTACCCGCTACTTCAACGCCCTCAACGAACGCGACAGCCGTGCCTGCCTGGCCCTGCTCAGCGCCGATGTGTTGCTGGACATCAACCAGGGGCCGCGCGAGCAGGGCATACAAGCTTTTGCCGACTATCTGGCGCGCACCCAGCGCTGCTACCGCGAAAGCATCGATAACCTGCAGATTCTCACCGAACCAAGTGGGCAGCGCGCCGCTTGTGAGTTCACTCTGAGCGGCGAATACCTGAGCACCGATGATGGCCTGCCGGACGCCTGTGGTCAGAGCTATCAGCTGACGGCCGCGAGTTTCTTCGAGATTCGCGACGGTAAGATCTGCCGCGTAAGCCAGCATTTCAATCTGCCGGAGTGGCTGGCGCAGGTCGATTTCTAA
- a CDS encoding YqcC family protein — protein sequence MDARVLAVAEQLLLIERELRLLGWWEMQAPSAQALSSQEPFCVDTLAFEQWLQWIFLPRMKQMLEAGAALPSVSGIQPMAEQVYGGQAKKARELIKLLGEFDQLIVGAS from the coding sequence ATGGATGCGCGTGTGCTTGCGGTGGCAGAACAGTTGCTGCTGATCGAGCGTGAACTACGCCTGCTCGGCTGGTGGGAGATGCAGGCGCCCAGTGCGCAGGCGTTATCCAGTCAGGAGCCGTTCTGCGTCGATACCTTGGCGTTCGAGCAGTGGCTGCAGTGGATATTTCTACCGAGGATGAAACAAATGCTGGAAGCCGGGGCAGCATTGCCTAGTGTTTCCGGGATTCAGCCGATGGCGGAGCAGGTGTACGGTGGTCAGGCCAAAAAGGCTAGAGAACTGATTAAGCTATTGGGCGAGTTCGATCAGCTGATTGTTGGCGCGAGCTGA
- a CDS encoding AAA family ATPase produces MSQALIAALQNPALYPHPVEQFQVIETHISWVVLTGPFAYKIKKPMNFGFLDFTELSAREHFCKEELRLNQRLTQGLYLEVLPISGSVDTPQLGGSGPAIEYALKMRQFPQSQLLSDVQARGELSEAHIDALAKQIADFHGTTPVVATNHALCTPEAIVAPMRQNFEQIRPMLSDAADLQQLDALEAWTEANCTRLEPLLASRAANGSIRECHGDIHLGNATLLDGQVVLFDCIEFNEPFRLIDIASDAAFLAMDLEDRGLKAHAWRFVNGWLEHTGDYAALQLLNFYKAYRALVRAKVALFSLAHQTDAVQKAVTLRQYRNYANLAESYSAIPSNFLAITHGVSAVGKSHVAMRLVEALGAIRLRSDVERKRLFGEQKDADLGKLSAGIYTQGASAATYQRLHQLAEAALHAGFPVVIDATYLKQAQREAASQVAEACGAPFIILECSAPDEVIASWLEQRKAAGSDPSDATMDVVHAQQASREALSDDERLHSKRVDTHESASLDSLIARIRQRLPGL; encoded by the coding sequence GTGAGCCAAGCTCTGATCGCCGCACTGCAGAACCCGGCCCTCTACCCTCACCCCGTGGAGCAGTTTCAGGTTATCGAAACCCATATTTCCTGGGTGGTGCTTACCGGCCCCTTTGCCTACAAGATCAAGAAACCGATGAACTTCGGTTTTCTCGACTTCACCGAGCTAAGCGCCCGCGAGCACTTCTGCAAGGAAGAGCTGCGCCTCAACCAGCGCCTGACTCAGGGCCTTTACCTGGAAGTACTGCCGATCAGTGGCAGCGTCGATACGCCACAACTCGGCGGCAGTGGCCCGGCCATCGAATACGCCCTGAAAATGCGTCAATTCCCGCAAAGCCAGCTACTCAGTGACGTGCAAGCACGCGGCGAACTGAGCGAGGCGCATATCGACGCCCTGGCCAAACAGATCGCCGACTTCCACGGGACGACCCCAGTCGTCGCAACCAACCATGCACTGTGCACACCTGAAGCAATCGTCGCCCCCATGCGGCAGAACTTCGAACAGATCCGCCCGATGCTCAGCGACGCGGCCGACCTGCAGCAACTTGACGCCCTGGAGGCCTGGACTGAAGCCAACTGCACACGCCTTGAGCCGCTGTTGGCCTCGCGTGCAGCCAATGGCTCGATTCGCGAATGCCACGGCGACATCCATCTGGGCAATGCCACCCTGCTCGACGGCCAAGTGGTGCTGTTTGACTGTATCGAATTCAACGAGCCGTTCCGCCTGATTGATATTGCCTCGGACGCCGCATTCCTCGCCATGGACCTGGAAGACCGCGGCCTCAAGGCGCATGCCTGGCGCTTCGTCAATGGCTGGCTGGAACACACCGGTGATTACGCTGCCCTGCAACTGCTGAATTTCTACAAGGCCTACCGCGCCCTGGTACGCGCCAAGGTCGCGCTATTCAGCCTGGCCCATCAGACCGATGCGGTGCAAAAAGCCGTGACCCTGCGCCAATACCGCAACTACGCCAACCTGGCGGAAAGCTACAGCGCCATACCTTCGAACTTCCTGGCCATTACCCACGGTGTTTCTGCAGTGGGCAAAAGCCATGTGGCCATGCGCCTGGTTGAGGCTCTGGGCGCTATTCGCTTGCGTTCGGATGTGGAGCGCAAACGTCTGTTCGGCGAACAGAAGGATGCTGACCTCGGCAAACTCAGCGCCGGCATCTACACCCAGGGCGCCAGCGCCGCCACTTACCAGCGCCTGCACCAGCTCGCCGAAGCAGCCCTGCACGCCGGCTTTCCGGTAGTCATAGACGCCACTTACCTCAAGCAGGCGCAGCGCGAAGCAGCCAGCCAGGTGGCAGAAGCCTGCGGCGCCCCCTTCATCATTCTGGAATGCAGCGCCCCAGACGAAGTGATCGCCAGTTGGCTGGAACAGCGCAAAGCCGCCGGCAGCGATCCGTCCGATGCCACCATGGACGTTGTGCACGCCCAGCAAGCCAGCCGCGAAGCACTGAGTGACGATGAACGCCTGCACAGCAAGCGCGTCGACACCCACGAAAGCGCCAGCCTGGACAGCCTGATAGCGCGCATTCGTCAACGCCTGCCAGGTCTGTAA
- a CDS encoding TfoX/Sxy family protein, with product MNDELQHLKNLGKTSAQWLHAVGIHSANDLRRLGAVSAYRAVRARGFRASKVLLYAIEGALLDVHWNELPPGHKAELNGQLDETSSHNKS from the coding sequence ATGAACGATGAACTGCAACACCTGAAGAACCTCGGCAAAACCTCAGCCCAGTGGTTACACGCGGTTGGCATTCACAGCGCCAATGATCTGCGTCGACTGGGTGCGGTCAGCGCCTATCGAGCGGTACGCGCGCGGGGCTTCAGGGCATCCAAGGTGCTTTTGTATGCGATTGAAGGCGCACTGCTGGACGTGCACTGGAACGAGCTGCCACCCGGACATAAGGCCGAGCTGAATGGTCAACTCGATGAAACTTCATCCCACAACAAGAGCTAG
- a CDS encoding tetratricopeptide repeat protein produces the protein MNKWLIPAVTVSLVLAGCSSVPRGSIPVVEGGTAVAGAQSGTSGGYGAPVTQPQALPEDSGVVVMVPGGGGSSAPIQSFPAGNAPLDTGVSTQPWSATPPAATQGGYAAPAPSGIPGSGLAMDEQLDGPVLALLTTAQQQQGGGDLNGAASSLERAQRIAPREPQVLYRLAEVRLAQGDAAQAEQFARRGLSYASGRPALQASLWNLIAQARERQGDAAGAAQAREQARVNL, from the coding sequence GTGAATAAGTGGTTGATTCCAGCTGTAACGGTTTCGCTGGTGCTGGCTGGTTGCAGCAGTGTGCCACGCGGCTCGATTCCGGTCGTTGAAGGCGGTACTGCGGTAGCTGGTGCGCAGTCAGGTACGTCTGGCGGCTATGGTGCTCCAGTTACACAGCCTCAGGCCCTGCCGGAAGACTCCGGCGTGGTAGTGATGGTGCCGGGTGGTGGCGGTAGTTCCGCGCCGATCCAGTCGTTCCCTGCCGGTAATGCTCCGCTGGATACTGGCGTCTCCACGCAGCCGTGGAGTGCTACGCCGCCAGCAGCTACTCAGGGCGGTTATGCCGCGCCGGCGCCGAGTGGCATTCCAGGCAGCGGTTTGGCCATGGATGAGCAGCTGGATGGTCCGGTTCTGGCTTTGTTGACTACGGCTCAGCAACAGCAGGGTGGTGGTGATCTGAATGGTGCTGCTTCCAGCTTGGAGCGTGCCCAGCGTATTGCTCCGCGTGAACCGCAGGTGCTGTACCGCCTGGCTGAGGTTCGCCTGGCCCAGGGCGATGCTGCACAGGCCGAACAGTTCGCCCGTCGCGGCCTGAGCTATGCCAGCGGTCGTCCGGCTTTACAGGCCAGCCTGTGGAACCTGATTGCTCAAGCGCGCGAGCGTCAAGGCGATGCTGCCGGTGCTGCGCAGGCCCGTGAGCAGGCGCGAGTTAACCTCTAA
- a CDS encoding iron ABC transporter permease produces MNPVIRPRSLFIALSLLLALALWLSLALGPVSLPLLDTLKAALRLLGLAQPGDDLAQAELILGQIRLPRTLLGLLVGAVLALCGVAMQGLFRNPLADPGLIGVSSGAALGASIAIVGGAALGGLPEAFAPYLLSLCAFIGGLGVTALVYRLGRRDGETNVATMLLAGIALTALAGAAIGLFTYLADDATLRTLTFWNLGSLNGASYARLWPLLLVTAAVALWLPRRAKALNALLLGESEARHLGFAVERIKAELVFCTALGVGAAVAAAGMIGFIGLVVPHLVRLLVGPDHRVLLPASALAGASLLLLADLAARLVLAPAELPIGIVTALIGAPFFLYLLLRGRT; encoded by the coding sequence ATGAATCCTGTTATTCGTCCACGCTCACTGTTTATCGCACTGAGCCTGTTGCTGGCGCTCGCGCTCTGGTTATCCCTGGCGCTGGGGCCGGTCAGCCTGCCGCTGCTCGATACCCTCAAGGCAGCGTTGCGCCTGCTGGGTCTGGCGCAGCCGGGGGATGATCTGGCTCAGGCTGAGCTGATACTCGGGCAGATCCGTCTGCCGCGCACCTTACTCGGCCTGCTGGTCGGTGCGGTGCTGGCGCTGTGCGGCGTGGCGATGCAAGGGCTGTTTCGCAACCCGCTGGCAGATCCCGGCCTGATCGGGGTATCCAGCGGTGCGGCGCTCGGTGCGTCGATTGCGATTGTCGGTGGTGCGGCACTGGGCGGCTTACCGGAAGCGTTCGCGCCGTATCTATTGTCGTTGTGTGCCTTTATCGGCGGCTTGGGGGTGACGGCACTGGTCTATCGCCTGGGCCGGCGTGATGGTGAAACCAATGTGGCGACCATGCTGCTGGCCGGTATTGCGCTGACGGCATTGGCCGGTGCGGCCATCGGCCTGTTCACTTACCTGGCCGATGACGCCACCTTGCGTACCCTGACGTTCTGGAACCTGGGCAGCCTGAATGGCGCCAGCTACGCGCGTCTGTGGCCGTTGCTGTTGGTCACGGCAGCGGTGGCGCTGTGGTTGCCGCGCCGAGCCAAGGCACTGAATGCCTTGTTGTTGGGCGAATCCGAAGCGCGTCACCTGGGCTTTGCGGTTGAGCGGATCAAGGCTGAGCTGGTGTTTTGCACCGCCTTGGGCGTCGGTGCCGCGGTGGCGGCGGCGGGGATGATTGGTTTTATCGGCCTGGTGGTGCCGCATCTGGTGCGCCTGCTGGTCGGGCCGGATCATCGTGTGCTGTTGCCGGCGTCAGCGTTGGCGGGTGCCAGTCTGCTGCTGCTGGCGGATCTGGCCGCGCGGCTGGTGCTGGCGCCAGCGGAACTGCCGATCGGTATCGTCACGGCGCTGATTGGTGCGCCGTTCTTCCTTTATCTGTTGCTGCGGGGGCGTACCTGA
- a CDS encoding heme ABC transporter ATP-binding protein, with product MLRAENLAVQRGPCTVLADINLELCPGEVLGVLGPNGAGKSTLLGALCGELQPSHGDVWLDQRRLQDWPGSERAQRLAVLPQTSTLNFAFRVEEVVGMGRLPHASGRVRDAQIIKQALEAADALHLAGRSYLALSGGERQRVHLARVLAQLWPGGEGQMLLLDEPTSMLDPLHQHTTLQATRAFVEQGAAVLVILHDLNLAARYCDRLLLLERGRPHALGSPEEVLRAEPLQAVFGLEVLVQQHPERGHPLIVAR from the coding sequence ATGCTGCGCGCGGAAAATCTGGCGGTACAGCGCGGCCCGTGCACGGTGTTGGCGGATATCAATCTGGAGCTGTGTCCTGGGGAGGTGCTCGGCGTGCTGGGCCCCAATGGCGCCGGCAAGAGCACCTTGCTCGGCGCCTTGTGTGGCGAGTTGCAGCCCAGCCACGGCGACGTGTGGCTGGATCAGCGGCGGCTGCAGGACTGGCCCGGCAGCGAGCGTGCGCAACGCCTGGCGGTTTTGCCACAAACCTCGACGCTGAACTTCGCTTTTCGCGTAGAAGAAGTGGTCGGCATGGGCCGTTTGCCCCATGCGAGCGGGCGCGTGCGTGACGCGCAGATCATCAAGCAGGCGCTGGAAGCGGCTGATGCCTTGCACCTGGCTGGGCGCAGCTACCTGGCGTTATCCGGCGGTGAGCGTCAGCGCGTACACCTGGCGCGGGTGCTGGCGCAGCTCTGGCCGGGTGGCGAAGGGCAGATGCTGCTGCTCGATGAGCCGACCTCAATGCTTGACCCGCTGCATCAGCACACCACATTGCAGGCCACCCGCGCATTCGTCGAGCAGGGCGCAGCGGTGCTGGTGATTCTTCACGATCTTAATCTGGCCGCGCGTTATTGCGACCGCCTGTTGCTGCTGGAGCGTGGCCGCCCCCATGCGCTCGGTAGCCCCGAAGAAGTGCTGCGTGCCGAGCCACTGCAGGCCGTGTTCGGTCTCGAAGTGCTGGTGCAGCAGCATCCGGAACGGGGTCATCCTTTAATTGTTGCTCGCTAG
- a CDS encoding ChaN family lipoprotein has product MRIALLLVVALLSACQASLPALPAWQSPEGLQQPELGQIVELRTGARLTPEQLLTRLAAAPKVLVGERHDNPDHHALQLWLLRALAAQRPQGSLLLEMLTPDQQVKVDQVRAAIAAGQAPQDMLTALAWQPGWAWSLYGPLVQHTLRQPYPLLAANLERREVMQIYAQVPQLQGQASTAQPVREALFEQIRQSHCNLLPESQLPAMLAVQQQRDRRMAEALLAAPEPSLLFAGAFHVRRELGVPLHLQDLGAAEAVQVLILAEVGSQIAAESADYVWYTPAQPEQDHCAKLRP; this is encoded by the coding sequence ATGCGTATTGCATTACTGCTTGTGGTGGCGCTGTTGAGCGCTTGTCAGGCCTCGTTACCGGCTTTACCCGCTTGGCAAAGCCCGGAAGGTTTGCAGCAGCCTGAGCTGGGGCAGATTGTCGAGTTGCGCACAGGCGCGCGGCTGACCCCTGAGCAACTGCTGACGCGTCTGGCTGCCGCGCCCAAGGTGCTGGTCGGCGAGCGGCATGACAATCCCGATCACCATGCGCTGCAGCTCTGGTTGTTGCGGGCGCTGGCAGCGCAGCGGCCACAAGGCAGCCTGTTGCTGGAAATGTTGACGCCGGATCAGCAGGTCAAGGTCGATCAGGTACGCGCAGCCATCGCGGCCGGGCAGGCGCCGCAGGACATGCTCACTGCTCTGGCCTGGCAGCCGGGCTGGGCCTGGTCGCTCTACGGGCCGCTGGTGCAGCATACGCTGCGTCAGCCGTACCCATTGTTGGCAGCCAACCTTGAGCGCCGCGAAGTCATGCAAATTTACGCTCAGGTGCCGCAGCTGCAAGGCCAGGCTTCTACAGCGCAGCCAGTGCGTGAGGCGCTGTTTGAACAGATTCGCCAGTCGCACTGCAACCTACTGCCGGAAAGTCAGTTACCCGCCATGCTAGCCGTGCAGCAACAGCGTGACCGGCGTATGGCCGAAGCCCTGCTGGCCGCACCTGAGCCTAGCCTGCTGTTTGCTGGTGCTTTCCATGTGCGTCGCGAGCTGGGTGTGCCGCTGCATTTGCAGGATTTAGGTGCAGCTGAAGCTGTGCAGGTGCTGATTCTGGCGGAGGTCGGCAGCCAGATAGCCGCTGAGTCGGCCGATTACGTCTGGTACACCCCAGCGCAACCTGAGCAGGATCACTGCGCAAAACTGCGACCCTAG
- a CDS encoding cyclic nucleotide-binding domain-containing protein: MYLLGEQPAYADQLINRLQSIPTQLLDGLAPAGSPLQLERAEDLAKMLPGNQLFIIENGLLHAVVDERPLFYLQEGDLVGLRQGLDMPSCRYSSEEQLSLIPYSRSDVFKHIYASEQRQELFIQYLIGHTALLSDALARLKQPEIRPSTGFQHFAAGEELIHQGDVADNVFIIIEGHAEAYVDGHKVGDVQKDEIFGAMAVFTREKRSATVLASEPCTVMVIPKEQFLSLMQSNPRIAHSLIESMAKRIDLLNKEVTQLRLPAEAS; the protein is encoded by the coding sequence ATGTATTTACTCGGGGAGCAACCGGCTTACGCCGATCAGCTGATCAACCGACTACAAAGCATCCCCACTCAATTGCTCGATGGGCTTGCACCTGCTGGATCGCCACTACAACTCGAACGCGCAGAAGACCTGGCCAAGATGCTGCCGGGCAATCAGTTATTCATCATTGAGAATGGCCTGCTGCATGCTGTGGTTGATGAACGCCCGCTGTTTTATTTACAGGAAGGCGACCTGGTTGGCCTGCGCCAGGGCCTGGACATGCCCAGCTGTCGCTACAGCAGTGAAGAACAGCTGAGCCTGATTCCCTACTCACGCAGCGACGTGTTCAAGCACATCTATGCTAGCGAACAGCGCCAGGAGCTGTTCATCCAGTACCTGATCGGCCACACCGCTCTGCTTTCCGATGCCCTGGCGCGCTTGAAACAGCCGGAAATTCGCCCGTCCACCGGCTTCCAGCACTTTGCGGCAGGTGAAGAGCTGATCCATCAGGGCGATGTCGCCGACAACGTATTTATCATCATCGAAGGCCATGCCGAGGCGTACGTCGACGGACACAAGGTCGGTGACGTGCAGAAGGATGAAATCTTCGGCGCCATGGCGGTGTTCACCCGCGAGAAACGCAGCGCCACCGTATTGGCTAGCGAGCCCTGCACCGTGATGGTTATTCCTAAAGAGCAGTTCCTCAGCCTGATGCAAAGCAACCCGCGAATTGCCCACAGCCTGATCGAGAGCATGGCCAAGCGCATCGATCTGCTGAACAAGGAAGTCACCCAGCTGCGCCTGCCGGCCGAAGCATCCTGA
- a CDS encoding class I SAM-dependent methyltransferase produces MRGNHVSRLFGARADAYASFRPLYPESLFTWLAAQCPERLQALDIACGNGQASYPLLQHFKQVLACDASLEQLLAGANQPGLHLFVAEAQTQPLPSNSLDLIVVAQALHWFATPAFFSEVRRLLKPGGVFCAWCYSLMRIDDELDALIDDLYWNTLNGYWPAGRASVDAGYRDIDNPFTPLAPPASAIEASWTLEQLFGYLRTWSAVQRYEQQNGVDPLQQLQPTLRQAWGDAKQPRFVRWPLHFLAGTPN; encoded by the coding sequence TTGAGAGGCAACCACGTCAGCCGACTGTTCGGCGCCCGAGCAGATGCCTACGCCAGCTTCCGCCCGCTTTACCCAGAAAGCCTGTTTACCTGGCTAGCAGCACAATGCCCAGAACGCCTACAGGCTCTGGATATCGCCTGCGGCAATGGCCAGGCCAGCTACCCGCTGCTTCAGCACTTCAAGCAGGTACTGGCCTGCGATGCCAGTCTTGAGCAGTTGCTGGCTGGTGCGAACCAGCCGGGGCTTCACCTGTTCGTCGCCGAGGCGCAGACACAACCCCTGCCCAGCAACAGCCTGGATCTGATCGTGGTGGCGCAGGCACTGCACTGGTTCGCCACTCCAGCGTTCTTCAGCGAAGTGCGTCGCCTACTCAAGCCTGGCGGCGTGTTCTGTGCCTGGTGTTACAGCCTGATGCGCATTGACGATGAGCTGGACGCACTGATCGACGATCTTTACTGGAATACCCTGAACGGCTATTGGCCTGCAGGCCGCGCCAGTGTTGATGCCGGCTACCGCGATATCGACAACCCCTTTACCCCGCTCGCTCCACCCGCCTCGGCTATCGAAGCCAGCTGGACGCTGGAACAACTATTTGGCTACCTGCGCACCTGGTCTGCAGTGCAACGTTACGAACAGCAAAACGGCGTCGATCCACTGCAGCAACTGCAACCAACGCTGCGCCAGGCCTGGGGTGATGCCAAACAGCCACGCTTTGTCCGCTGGCCGCTACACTTTCTGGCAGGCACGCCAAACTGA